In one Lolium rigidum isolate FL_2022 chromosome 3, APGP_CSIRO_Lrig_0.1, whole genome shotgun sequence genomic region, the following are encoded:
- the LOC124701276 gene encoding L-type lectin-domain containing receptor kinase IX.1-like — MGTDSTTSSPTRDIYVDPGMMGTDLKTPPPPQDQGVDPYLDVAPPPTSVPDLSPEYISEVGIVGKLSHKNLVKLVGWCHGGRELLLVYELMPNASLDKHLHSSTNHVLPWTDRYKISLGLGSAILYLHQEWEQCVLHRDVKPSNVMLDAEFNAKLGDFGLARLVEKGRRSLTTALAGTMGYIDPECAYTGRTNTKSDVYSFGVVLLEIASGRKPGVVDAQEEYAIPLAQWVWERHDSGCFMDAIDERMRGKFDDQEAERMLIVGLSCCQLNSSLRPSIREAVSVLLFESPLPVLPVAVHMPMVGTSAATGSSGDSIATSKELDGPECM, encoded by the exons ATGGGTACAGACTCAACGACTTCTTCGCCAACTCGGGATATATATGTAGACCCGGGTATGATGGGTACAGACTTAAAGACTCCTCCGCCACCTCAGGATCAAGGCGTAGATCCATATTTGGATGTGGCTCCTCCACCAACTAGTGTTCCAGACCTAAGCCCGG AATATATCTCCGAGGTCGGGATCGTTGGTAAGCTCAGCCATAAAAACCTTGTCAAGCTCGTCGGCTGGTGCCATGGAGGGAGGGAGCTGCTACTTGTTTATGAATTGATGCCGAATGCAAGCCTTGACAAGCATCTCCATAGCTCCACCAATCATGTGCTTCCATGGACAGACAG GTACAAGATCTCGCTCGGGTTGGGATCTGCGATACTGTACCTCCACCAAGAGTGGGAACAGTGTGTGCTGCACAGGGATGTAAAACCCAGCAATGTTATGCTTGATGCAGAATTCAACGCCAAACTAGGGGATTTCGGCCTCGCCAGGCTAGTTGAAAAAGGGCGAAGATCCCTTACAACCGCTCTTGCGGGAACTATGGGCTACATTGACCCAGAGTGCGCCTACACTGGAAGGACCAACACGAAGTCAGACGTGTACAGCTTTGGTGTGGTACTCCTCGAGATAGCCAGCGGCAGGAAGCCTGGAGTTGTAGATGCGCAGGAAGAATACGCAATCCCCTTGGCCCAGTGGGTCTGGGAAAGGCATGACAGCGGGTGTTTTATGGACGCCATAGATGAACGTATGAGAGGGAAGTTCGATGATCAAGAGGCGGAAAGAATGCTGATAGTTGGTCTGTCATGTTGCCAGCTCAATAGCAGTCTGAGACCATCTATTAGAGAGGCAGTCAGCGTGCTGCTGTTTGAGTCTCCACTTCCTGTCCTCCCTGTGGCAGTTCACATGCCGATGGTTGGCACTTCGGCTGCAACTGGTAGCAGCGGGGACAGCATTGCCACATCTAAG GAACTGGATGGCCCTGAATGCATGTAG